A single region of the Gossypium arboreum isolate Shixiya-1 chromosome 12, ASM2569848v2, whole genome shotgun sequence genome encodes:
- the LOC108478193 gene encoding E3 ubiquitin-protein ligase ORTHRUS 2-like: MAHDSVQLPCDGDGACMRCKVTPLAEETLTCSTCATPWHVACLASPPETLASTLQWQCPDCSGDPLPSAAGALDGTSSELFAAIRAIESDESLTEKEKARKRQELVSGRVEEDGDKEKKGKEKESSFLDVLDGSLNCSFCMQLPDRPVTTPCGHNFCLKCFQKWIGQGKRTCAKCRSTIPPKMASQPRINSTLVSVIRMAKLSKSNVAAGPMKVYHFVQNQDRPDKAFTTERAQKPGKANAASGKIFVTVPPDHFGPITAENDPARNQGVLVGECWEDRLECRQWGAHLPHVAGIAGQSNYGAQSVALSGGYEDDEDHGEWFLYTGSGGRDLSGNKRTNKEQSFDQKFEKMNEALRVSCKMGYPVRVVRSHKEKRSSYAPEKGVRYDGIYRIEKCWRKVGIQGFKVCRYLFVRCDNEPAPWTSDDHGDLPRPLPAIPELKKATDVFERKESPSWDFDEEDNRWRWKKPPPPSKRPVNAADLEDRKRARKAIRQAHTTTVRERLLKEFSCLICRQVMNLPVTTPCAHNFCKSCFEAAFSGKTAIRERSKGGRTLRSQKNVLHCPSCPTDISDFLQNLQVNRELMGVIESLKQKSEENQDAVEELSEEQVDESEENADIGSGDSETAQKTKNPDPKDDLQNPPPDSDQKRTSKRMKVDTTQVVADGE; this comes from the exons ATGGCGCACGATAGCGTCCAGCTTCCATGCGACGGAGACGGCGCGTGCATGCGCTGCAAGGTCACCCCTCTCGCGGAGGAAACCCTGACTTGTAGCACGTGCGCGACTCCTTGGCACGTGGCTTGCTTGGCTTCTCCTCCCGAAACCCTAGCTTCTACATTGCAATGGCAGTGCCCTGACTGTTCCGGAGATCCTCTTCCTTCTGCTGCGGGCGCCTTAGATGGGACCTCTAGCGAGCTATTCGCAGCGATAAGGGCAATAGAGTCGGATGAATCGTTGACGGAGAAGGAGAAGGCGAGGAAGAGGCAGGAGCTGGTGAGCGGGAGAGTCGAAGAAGATGGGGATAAAGAGAAGAAAGGGAAAGAGAAAGAGAGCTCATTTTTGGACGTTCTTGATGGAAGCTTAAACTGTTCGTTTTGCATGCAGTTACCTGACAGACCTGTTACG ACACCTTGCGGCCACAATTTCTGCCTTAAATGCTTCCAGAAATGGATAGGGCAAGGGAAGCGTACTTGTGCAAAATGTCGCTCAACAATTCCCCCCAAAATGGCAAGTCAGCCTCGTATTAATTCTACACTTGTATCTGTTATAAGAATGGCAAAGCTATCGAAATCAAATGTAGCTGCAGGGCCTATGAAAGTTTACCATTTTGTACAAAATCAAGATCGGCCTGACAAGGCTTTCACTACAGAGAGAGCACAAAAACCTGGAAAAGCTAATGCTGCTAGTGGGAAGATATTTGTGACTGTACCACCTGATCATTTTGGACCAATCACAGCTGAAAATGATCCAGCTAGAAACCAGGGTGTGCTTGTTGGTGAATGTTGGGAAGACAGATTGGAATGCCGGCAATGGGGTGCTCACCTTCCACATGTTGCAGGCATTGCTGGTCAGTCGAACTATGGTGCTCAATCTGTAGCTCTCTCAGGAGGTTATGAGGATGACGAGGATCATGGGGAGTGGTTTCTGTACACAGGAAG TGGGGGTAGAGATCTCAGTGGAAATAAGCGGACAAACAAGGAACAGTCATTTGATCAAAAATTTGAGAAGATGAATGAGGCTTTGCGAGTAAGCTGCAAAATGGGCTATCCTGTCCGAGTTGTAAG GTCTCACAAAGAAAAACGTTCTTCATATGCCCCAGAGAAAGGTGTGAGATATGATGGAATTTACAGAATTGAAAAATGTTGGAGAAAAGTTGGAATACAG GGATTTAAAGTTTGCCGATATTTGTTTGTGAGATGCGACAATGAGCCAGCCCCTTGGACAAG TGATGATCATGGAGATCTACCTAGGCCCTTACCAGCCATTCCCGAGCTGAAGAAGGCAACTGATGTATTTGAGAGAAAGGAAAGTCCATCATGGGACTTTGAT GAAGAGGACAATCGCTGGAGATGGAAAAAACCACCGCCTCCTAGCAAAAGGCCAGTGAATGCGGCTGATCTCGAAGATAGGAAAAGGGCAAGGAAAGCTATAAGGCAAGCACATACTACAACTGTAAGAGAAAGACTACTCAAAG AGTTTAGTTGTCTAATCTGTCGGCAAGTTATGAATCTTCCAGTTACAACTCCTTGTGCCCACAACTTCTGCAAATCTTGTTTTGAAGCTGCATTTTCTGGTAAGACTGCTATTCGAGAGAGAAGCAAAGGTGGCCGGACACTCAGATCACAAAAAAATGTGCTCCATTGTCCTTCTTGCCCAACCGATATCTCTGATTTTCTTCAAAACCTTCAG GTCAACCGAGAACTAATGGGTGTGATAGAGTCACTGAAGCAAAAGAGTGAGGAGAATCAGGACGCTGTTGAAGAGTTGAGTGAGGAACAGGTGGACGAGTCAGAGGAAAATGCAGACATAGGTTCTGGTGACAGTGAAACTGCCCAGAAAACCAAGAACCCTGATCCGAAAGATGACTTGCAGAATCCTCCTCCGGATTCTGATCAGAAAAGAACTAGCAAGAGGATGAAAGTGGATACGACTCAAGTAGTAGCTGACGGTGAATGA